In one Candidatus Binatia bacterium genomic region, the following are encoded:
- a CDS encoding polysaccharide deacetylase family protein — protein sequence MSILHTRRFSSWARGHLLCSVDEAPDRFAITFDDGPNPNATDAVLDVLAGHGARATFFMLGGHVRRRPGLARRVVEAGNEAAVHGDTHWPMPLLLPGAMRKQVRRCASSIEDATGTSPRFYRPPYGFMTPGQARFIRGLGLEPVLGDVYPDDPYRPGAGRIAARVLRRLTGGSILILHDGSPFGGADRSQTIEALGVILGEMGRRGLRGVTVADLVGAPKNF from the coding sequence ATGTCGATCCTGCATACACGCCGGTTCTCGAGCTGGGCGCGCGGCCATCTCCTCTGCAGCGTTGACGAGGCGCCGGACCGCTTCGCGATCACGTTCGACGACGGACCCAATCCCAACGCCACCGATGCCGTCCTCGACGTGCTCGCCGGGCATGGCGCGCGCGCGACCTTCTTCATGCTGGGGGGGCACGTGCGCCGCCGCCCGGGCCTGGCCCGGCGAGTCGTCGAGGCCGGAAACGAGGCCGCCGTCCACGGCGACACGCACTGGCCGATGCCGCTGCTCCTGCCGGGCGCCATGCGGAAGCAGGTTCGCCGCTGCGCCTCCTCGATCGAGGACGCGACCGGGACCTCCCCCCGCTTCTACCGCCCCCCGTACGGGTTCATGACCCCCGGCCAGGCGCGCTTCATCCGGGGCCTGGGCTTGGAGCCGGTGCTGGGGGACGTCTATCCCGATGACCCGTACCGTCCCGGCGCCGGCCGCATCGCCGCTCGGGTGCTGCGCCGGCTTACGGGGGGCTCGATCCTGATCCTCCACGACGGCAGTCCCTTCGGCGGTGCCGACCGGAGCCAGACGATCGAGGCCCTGGGGGTCATTCTCGGGGAGATGGGGCGCCGGGGACTCCGGGGGGTGACGGTGGCGGATCTGGTCGGGGCCCCAAAAAATTTCTGA